A single window of Sparus aurata chromosome 22, fSpaAur1.1, whole genome shotgun sequence DNA harbors:
- the fam49a gene encoding protein FAM49A isoform X2: MGNLLKVLTREIENYPHFFLDFENAQPTEMERDVWNQVNSVLQDSESILLGLQAYKGAGQEIRDAIQNPNDFMQQERAWNSVCPLVIKLKKFYSFSLRLEEALQSLLECLTCPPFTPTQHLEREQALAKQFAEILHFTLRFDELKMRIPAIQNDFSYYRRTISRNRINNMNLDIESEVNNEMANRMSLFYAEATPMLKTLSNATTNFVTENKTLPLENTTDCLSTMASVCKVMLETPEYSSRFSSEDTLLFCMRVMVGVIILYDHVHPNGAFNKSSKIDMKGCIKVLKDQPADNVEGLLNALKFTTKHLNDESTPKNIRTMLQ; encoded by the exons ATGGGTAACCTGCTAAAAGTCCTAACAAGGGAAATAGAGAACTATCCACACTTTTTCCTGGACTTTGAAA atgCACAGCCGACAGAAATGGAGCGCGACGTGTGGAACCAGGTGAACTCGGTCCTCCAGGATTCTGAGAGCATCCTGTTGGGTCTGCAGGCGTACAAAGGCGCCGGTCAGGAGATCAGAGAT GCAATTCAAAACCCGAATGACTTCATGCAGCAGGAGCGAGCCTGGAACTCCGTCTGCCCGCTCGTCATCAAACTCAAGAAGTTCTACAGTTTCTCTCTCAGACTAG aggaGGCCCTGCAGAGTTTACTGGAGTGCCTGACATGTCCGCCCTTCACGCCCACTCAGCACCTGGAGAGGGAGCAGGCGCTGGCCAAACAGTTTGCTGAGATCCTCCACTTCACTCTGCGCTTTGACGAGCTGAAG atgaGAATTCCTGCAATCCAGAACGACTTCAGCTACTACAGAAGAACCATCAGTCGAAACCGGATAAACAACATGAAC TTGGACATTGAGAGTGAAGTCAACAATGAGATGGCCAACAGGATGTCTCTGTTCTACGCCGAAGCCACGCCCATGCTGAAAACACTCAGCAACGCAACCACAAACTTCGTGACAGAG AACAAGACTCTTCCACTGGAGAACACGACAGACTGTCTCAGCACCATGGCCAGCGTCTGTAAAGTCATGCTGGAGACACC GGAGTATTCGAGTCGTTTCAGCAGCGAGGACACGCTCCTGTTCTGCATGAGGGTCATGGTCGGAGTCATCATTCTCTATGACCACGTCCACCCCAACGGCGCCTTCAACAAGTCCTCGAAGATAGAC atgAAAGGCTGCATAAAAGTCCTGAAGGACCAGCCGGCAGACAACGTAGAAGGCCTCCTCAACGCCCTCAA ATTTACCACAAAACACCTGAACGACGAGTCCACTCCGAAGAACATCCGGACGATGCTCcagtaa
- the fam49a gene encoding protein FAM49A isoform X1: MGNLLKVLTCTELEQGPNFFLDFENAQPTEMERDVWNQVNSVLQDSESILLGLQAYKGAGQEIRDAIQNPNDFMQQERAWNSVCPLVIKLKKFYSFSLRLEEALQSLLECLTCPPFTPTQHLEREQALAKQFAEILHFTLRFDELKMRIPAIQNDFSYYRRTISRNRINNMNLDIESEVNNEMANRMSLFYAEATPMLKTLSNATTNFVTENKTLPLENTTDCLSTMASVCKVMLETPEYSSRFSSEDTLLFCMRVMVGVIILYDHVHPNGAFNKSSKIDMKGCIKVLKDQPADNVEGLLNALKFTTKHLNDESTPKNIRTMLQ; the protein is encoded by the exons ATGGGGAACCTGTTAAAAGTGCTCACTTGCACAGAGCTTGAACAGGGGCCAAACTTTTTCCTTGACTTTGAAA atgCACAGCCGACAGAAATGGAGCGCGACGTGTGGAACCAGGTGAACTCGGTCCTCCAGGATTCTGAGAGCATCCTGTTGGGTCTGCAGGCGTACAAAGGCGCCGGTCAGGAGATCAGAGAT GCAATTCAAAACCCGAATGACTTCATGCAGCAGGAGCGAGCCTGGAACTCCGTCTGCCCGCTCGTCATCAAACTCAAGAAGTTCTACAGTTTCTCTCTCAGACTAG aggaGGCCCTGCAGAGTTTACTGGAGTGCCTGACATGTCCGCCCTTCACGCCCACTCAGCACCTGGAGAGGGAGCAGGCGCTGGCCAAACAGTTTGCTGAGATCCTCCACTTCACTCTGCGCTTTGACGAGCTGAAG atgaGAATTCCTGCAATCCAGAACGACTTCAGCTACTACAGAAGAACCATCAGTCGAAACCGGATAAACAACATGAAC TTGGACATTGAGAGTGAAGTCAACAATGAGATGGCCAACAGGATGTCTCTGTTCTACGCCGAAGCCACGCCCATGCTGAAAACACTCAGCAACGCAACCACAAACTTCGTGACAGAG AACAAGACTCTTCCACTGGAGAACACGACAGACTGTCTCAGCACCATGGCCAGCGTCTGTAAAGTCATGCTGGAGACACC GGAGTATTCGAGTCGTTTCAGCAGCGAGGACACGCTCCTGTTCTGCATGAGGGTCATGGTCGGAGTCATCATTCTCTATGACCACGTCCACCCCAACGGCGCCTTCAACAAGTCCTCGAAGATAGAC atgAAAGGCTGCATAAAAGTCCTGAAGGACCAGCCGGCAGACAACGTAGAAGGCCTCCTCAACGCCCTCAA ATTTACCACAAAACACCTGAACGACGAGTCCACTCCGAAGAACATCCGGACGATGCTCcagtaa
- the fbxo16 gene encoding LOW QUALITY PROTEIN: F-box only protein 16 (The sequence of the model RefSeq protein was modified relative to this genomic sequence to represent the inferred CDS: deleted 1 base in 1 codon), giving the protein MPFAPRSSASSSKLQTTLSSWTPLNHTLSNSKVFAERRSLLAKWFDRWSDSQRKAVLQDLVLSCSSEQLVFLSLSVNRRLPLQAADFTCMLPRALCLYIFSFLDPRSLCRCARVSWHWRSIVELDQLWMPKCLRLGWCISFSPTAFEQGVWKRHYIQTVQELRLASLQTSSSRQLFAVPLVSTISSAHDDPSEPDLLGEEHPASGTLPLRNISKKRQQSAPPPWRDSDRHPKDTLRFNYLDNLDPSEQVQRGQMNIGASTCCSNEVKPDDGSRKSLSEAHYKLRKAKSLMFLSSNSRPQHPPPLLPSSSSSSRDTQCQPSWATCSHDHPVTKESASSVLHLARWNAGIRPGPARPAVPRLSVEALRASQRSHRSAPSTPLFEVQPWTVSSSHR; this is encoded by the exons ATGCCCTTTGCACCGAGGTCGTCTGCGAGCTCCTCCAAGCTGCAGACCACACTGAGCTCCTGGACTCCTCTGAACCACACGCTGTCCAACAGCAAG gtGTTTGCAGAGAGACGCAGCCTTCTGGCAAAGTGG TTTGACAGGTGGTCTGACAGTCAGAGGAAGGCGGTGCTGCAGGACTTGGTGCTGAGCTGTTCCTCGGAGCAGCTGGTGTTCCTGAGCCTCAGCGTTAACAGACGGCTCCCCCTGCAGGCTGCAGACTTCACCTGCATGCTGCCCAGAGCGCTCTGCCTGTACATCTTCTCCTTCCTGGACCCACGCAGCCTCTGTCGGTGTGCTcgg GTGAGCTGGCACTGGAGGAGCATCGTAGAACTGGACCAGCTGTGGATGCCGAAGTGTCTGCGGCTCGGCTGGTGCATCAGCTTCTCCCCCACAGCCTTTGAGCAGGGCGTCTGGAAGAGGCACTACATCCAGACTGTGCAGGAGCTGCGACTCGCCTCACTGCAG acctcctcgTCCAGGCAGCTGTTTGCAGTACCACTTGTATCAACCATCAGCAGTGCACATGATGACCCGTCAGAACCGGACCTCCTCGGGGAGGAACATCCAGCATCCGGCACCCTGCCACTTAGAAACATCTCCAAGAAGAGGCAGCAGTCTGCACCGCCTCCATGGAGAGACTCTGACAGACATCCTAAAGACACGCTGCGCTTCAACTACCTGGACAACCTGGACCCGTCAGAACAAGTCCAGAGAGG GCAGATGAACATCGgagcctccacctgctgcagtAACGAGGTGAAGCCAGACGACGGGAGCAGGAAGTCGCTGTCTGAGGCGCATTACAAACTACGCAAAGCCAAATCGCTG ATGTTCCTCAGCTCCAACTCAAGACCCCAacatcctcctcccctcctcccctcctcctcctcctcttctagA GATACCCAGTGTCAACCCTCCTGGGCGACCTGCAGTCACGACCATCCCGTCACCAAGGAGTCAGCCAGCAGCGTGCTCCACCTGGCCCGGTGGAATGCCGGGATTCGTCCTGGACCAGCGAGGCCGGCGGTGCCTCGGCTGAGCGTGGAGGCGCTCAGGGCGTCGCAGCGTTCACACCGGAGCGCTCCCA GTACGCCACTGTTTGAAGTTCAGCCCTGGACTGTGTCCtcgtcacacaggtga